The following are encoded in a window of Chitinophaga sp. H8 genomic DNA:
- a CDS encoding Abi family protein, whose product MGYTFWEGILVCNRHMTCNKPATTISDQLIQLKTRGLIIADEPLAACFLSNTSYYRLAGYWWPMQADKINHLFKPNSKFEDVIALYEFDSALRLLLFNVIERIEIALRSKMIYHLSHEHGPWWFQDSNLFINSREHIKTLAHIEDELQRSKDIFIKDHFKRYKNDQRFPPSWKTLEITSFGSLSKLYGNLKPSVKSKDIIAWEFKTVNHTFLPSWLQSIAQIRNICAHHGRLWNKNLPGRPHLLSRPPAPWLASIPPVNEHHMLYVHACCMKYLLNVINPKNQYCQEMSELLDEYPSVDQQALGFPAKWKTEPLWLM is encoded by the coding sequence ATGGGTTATACCTTTTGGGAAGGCATTTTAGTTTGTAACCGCCATATGACCTGTAATAAACCAGCAACTACTATTTCCGATCAACTAATTCAGCTTAAAACAAGAGGTTTAATAATTGCAGATGAACCACTTGCTGCATGTTTCTTATCTAATACCAGCTATTATCGCTTGGCCGGTTACTGGTGGCCGATGCAGGCTGATAAAATCAATCATCTATTTAAGCCCAACAGTAAGTTTGAAGATGTAATAGCTTTATACGAATTTGATAGCGCGCTCAGGCTCTTACTATTCAATGTAATTGAAAGAATAGAAATTGCATTAAGGTCCAAAATGATATATCATTTATCACATGAACATGGCCCTTGGTGGTTCCAGGATTCAAATTTATTTATTAATTCAAGAGAACACATTAAAACACTTGCCCATATAGAAGATGAACTTCAGAGGTCCAAGGATATTTTTATTAAGGATCATTTTAAAAGGTATAAGAACGATCAACGCTTTCCTCCTTCCTGGAAAACATTGGAAATAACCAGTTTTGGCAGCCTATCCAAATTGTATGGAAACCTTAAGCCCTCTGTTAAATCAAAAGATATAATCGCCTGGGAATTTAAAACTGTTAACCACACTTTTTTACCCAGTTGGCTACAAAGTATAGCCCAAATCAGGAATATATGTGCCCATCATGGAAGATTATGGAACAAAAACTTACCTGGCAGACCGCATCTGCTTTCTCGTCCACCCGCCCCATGGTTAGCATCCATTCCTCCTGTCAATGAGCACCATATGTTGTACGTCCACGCCTGCTGTATGAAATACCTGTTGAATGTGATTAATCCTAAAAATCAATACTGTCAGGAGATGAGCGAACTTTTAGATGAATACCCAAGTGTTGACCAACAAGCACTAGGTTTTCCAGCTAAATGGAAAACAGAACCGTTATGGCTAATGTGA
- a CDS encoding metallophosphoesterase family protein: MTKNPLTRRSFLGNLSKAGLLGTIGLAPIAAKAMFPGQSPDTDAPLADEHAFLCKPYLQCPTANTMTIMWLTSRPCYSWVEYGENGQLDKKAHLVSHGIVTAYNRLHKIQLEGLLPGKKYSYKVCSKDIVDFQPYKLTYGNTIESEVYSFTTPDPNSREVSWVIMNDIHDRPASIPHLMGLNGQDPYDFVFFNGDIFDYQSDEKQIIDHMLTACGDTFSTQIPFMYVRGNHETRGKFRQEWHNYFDNPGHNNFFSFTHGPVHAIVIDTGEDKEDTAPVYAGIVDFDTYREQQAQWLEQQMQTKAFKKAKFRVVMMHIPHYHSDDWHGTVHCRKLFGPLFDKYKIDLLVCGHTHKYGVYAPEAGKHTYPLVIGGGPTEGKRTLIKIKADQKELALTMLRDDGVKVGEYKVNTRRG; encoded by the coding sequence GTGACTAAAAATCCTTTAACCCGGCGCAGTTTTCTGGGTAACCTTTCAAAAGCCGGACTGCTTGGCACAATAGGCCTTGCTCCGATTGCTGCCAAAGCGATGTTCCCGGGGCAATCCCCGGATACTGATGCTCCCCTGGCCGACGAGCACGCTTTTTTATGTAAACCTTACCTCCAATGCCCTACTGCCAATACCATGACCATCATGTGGCTTACCTCCCGCCCCTGTTACAGCTGGGTAGAATATGGCGAAAACGGGCAGTTGGATAAAAAAGCACATCTGGTAAGCCATGGCATCGTCACAGCCTACAACCGGCTGCATAAAATACAACTGGAAGGCCTGTTACCAGGTAAAAAATACAGCTATAAGGTATGCTCAAAGGATATTGTGGATTTTCAACCCTACAAACTTACCTATGGCAATACTATCGAAAGCGAAGTATATTCTTTTACTACCCCTGATCCCAACTCCCGGGAAGTATCCTGGGTGATCATGAACGATATCCATGACCGGCCGGCATCTATCCCCCATCTGATGGGACTGAACGGGCAGGATCCTTATGATTTTGTATTTTTTAACGGCGATATCTTTGATTATCAATCAGATGAAAAGCAGATCATAGATCATATGCTCACCGCCTGCGGAGATACCTTCAGCACACAAATCCCTTTTATGTATGTAAGGGGCAATCATGAAACGCGGGGTAAATTCCGCCAGGAATGGCACAACTATTTCGACAATCCCGGCCACAATAACTTCTTTTCGTTTACCCATGGACCGGTACATGCCATCGTTATTGACACTGGAGAAGATAAAGAAGATACTGCTCCCGTTTATGCCGGGATAGTGGATTTTGATACTTACCGGGAACAGCAGGCCCAATGGCTGGAACAGCAAATGCAAACCAAAGCATTCAAGAAAGCTAAATTCCGGGTAGTGATGATGCATATTCCCCACTACCATTCAGACGACTGGCATGGCACGGTGCACTGCCGGAAACTATTTGGCCCACTCTTCGACAAGTACAAAATAGATCTGCTCGTATGCGGACATACTCATAAATACGGCGTGTATGCTCCTGAAGCAGGTAAACATACTTACCCGCTGGTTATAGGCGGTGGCCCCACAGAAGGTAAACGTACCCTCATCAAAATAAAAGCAGATCAAAAAGAACTGGCACTCACCATGCTGCGGGACGATGGCGTGAAAGTTGGTGAATATAAAGTGAATACAAGAAGAGGATAA
- the atpD gene encoding F0F1 ATP synthase subunit beta, with product MPNTGKIKQIIGPVVDVHFEGKLPEIYNALELTRENGQVVVLEVQQHLGEDSVRTVAMDSTDGLVRGMAVVDKGAPIKMPIGDQIKGRLFNVVGEAIDGLSPIDASNGNPIHRQPPRFEDLATDTEVLFTGIKVIDLIEPYAKGGKIGLFGGAGVGKTVLIQELINNIAKGHDGLSVFAGVGERTREGNDLMREMIEAGIVKYGEKFKESMEHGGWELSSVNMEELKNSQATFIFGQMNEPPGARARVALSGLTMAEYFRDGDGTAESGRDILFFVDNIFRFTQAGSEVSALLGRMPSAVGYQPTLATEMGLMQERITSTKNGSITSVQAVYVPADDLTDPAPATTFSHLDATTVLDRKISDLGIYPAVNPLESTSRILSPAIVGESHYNCAQRVKMILQRYKELQDIIAILGMDELSDEDKLTVSRARRVQRFLSQPFHVAEQFTGLKGVLVPIEETIRGFNMIMDGEVDEYPEAAFNLVGSIDDAIEKGKKLLESAKN from the coding sequence ATGCCTAACACAGGTAAGATCAAACAAATAATCGGTCCCGTGGTGGACGTGCATTTTGAAGGAAAATTGCCCGAAATCTACAACGCATTGGAATTAACCCGTGAAAACGGTCAGGTAGTTGTGCTGGAAGTACAGCAGCACCTGGGAGAAGACAGCGTTCGTACTGTGGCAATGGACTCTACAGACGGTTTAGTACGTGGTATGGCCGTAGTAGATAAAGGTGCACCTATTAAAATGCCGATCGGTGATCAGATTAAAGGACGTTTGTTCAACGTGGTAGGTGAAGCTATTGATGGTTTAAGCCCTATCGACGCTTCTAACGGTAATCCTATTCACCGTCAGCCGCCAAGATTTGAAGATCTCGCTACCGATACGGAAGTACTGTTTACCGGTATTAAAGTAATTGACCTGATCGAGCCTTATGCAAAAGGTGGTAAGATTGGTTTGTTCGGTGGTGCTGGTGTGGGTAAAACCGTATTGATCCAGGAATTGATCAACAACATCGCAAAAGGACACGATGGTTTGTCCGTATTTGCTGGTGTGGGTGAGCGTACCAGGGAAGGTAATGACCTGATGCGTGAAATGATCGAGGCTGGTATTGTGAAATATGGCGAAAAGTTTAAAGAATCCATGGAGCATGGAGGTTGGGAACTTTCTTCAGTAAATATGGAAGAACTCAAAAACTCCCAGGCTACCTTTATCTTCGGTCAGATGAACGAACCCCCTGGAGCACGTGCGCGTGTGGCCCTGTCAGGTTTAACAATGGCTGAATATTTCCGTGATGGGGATGGTACTGCCGAAAGTGGCCGTGATATCCTGTTCTTCGTGGACAACATCTTCCGTTTTACCCAGGCAGGTTCTGAAGTATCTGCACTGTTAGGCCGTATGCCTTCTGCGGTGGGTTATCAGCCTACACTGGCTACTGAAATGGGACTGATGCAGGAACGTATCACTTCTACCAAAAACGGTTCCATTACCTCCGTACAGGCGGTATACGTACCTGCGGATGACTTGACCGATCCGGCTCCTGCTACTACCTTCTCTCACCTGGATGCTACTACGGTACTGGATCGTAAGATCTCGGATCTGGGTATCTACCCTGCGGTAAACCCACTGGAATCTACTTCCCGTATCCTGAGCCCTGCTATTGTGGGTGAATCTCACTACAACTGTGCACAGCGCGTGAAAATGATCCTGCAACGTTATAAGGAGTTACAGGATATCATTGCGATCCTGGGTATGGATGAATTGAGCGATGAAGATAAACTGACGGTATCACGTGCACGTCGTGTACAACGTTTCCTGTCACAGCCTTTCCACGTGGCAGAACAGTTTACCGGTCTGAAAGGTGTACTGGTACCGATCGAAGAAACTATCCGTGGCTTTAACATGATCATGGACGGTGAAGTGGATGAGTATCCTGAAGCAGCGTTCAACCTGGTAGGTTCTATCGATGATGCCATTGAAAAAGGTAAGAAACTGCTGGAATCAGCTAAGAATTAG
- the atpC gene encoding ATP synthase F1 subunit epsilon codes for MQLEVLTPERKLFSGEVYGVQLPGIDGSFEILDKHAPLIAALGKGKMKVLKDKANAELFTIDGGFVEVLRNKATVLVEGAAVAAK; via the coding sequence ATGCAATTAGAAGTATTAACACCAGAAAGAAAACTGTTTTCCGGAGAAGTATACGGTGTACAACTGCCTGGAATTGACGGTTCTTTTGAAATACTCGATAAACACGCACCATTGATTGCTGCCCTGGGAAAGGGTAAGATGAAAGTGTTGAAAGACAAAGCAAATGCAGAGCTTTTCACTATTGATGGTGGTTTTGTGGAAGTATTGCGTAATAAAGCTACTGTACTGGTTGAAGGTGCAGCTGTAGCAGCCAAGTAA
- a CDS encoding YqgE/AlgH family protein, whose translation MVNLSPGILLIADPFLKDPNFARTVVLLCEHQDKGSFGFVINKIFDQRLDELVPDVVMPNIPVYYGGPVQMDTIHFVHQQPQLIKGGLEVIPGIYWGGNFEDVVHMINTGQLDLQQIKFFIGYSGWTSGQLEGEFKEKSWILSESNKTLIFEEKDQNIWQQSLRNLGNNFALMANFPIDPSLN comes from the coding sequence ATGGTTAACTTGTCGCCCGGCATTTTATTAATAGCCGATCCATTTCTGAAAGATCCGAATTTTGCCCGCACCGTCGTTTTACTCTGTGAACACCAGGACAAGGGAAGTTTTGGCTTCGTTATCAATAAGATATTTGACCAGCGTTTAGACGAGCTGGTACCAGATGTGGTGATGCCTAATATCCCTGTATATTATGGAGGGCCCGTACAAATGGATACCATCCATTTTGTACACCAGCAGCCGCAGCTTATCAAGGGCGGGTTGGAAGTGATACCCGGCATATACTGGGGCGGTAATTTTGAGGATGTGGTCCATATGATCAATACCGGGCAGCTGGACCTGCAGCAGATTAAATTCTTTATTGGTTATTCAGGCTGGACCAGCGGGCAGCTGGAAGGAGAATTCAAGGAAAAATCATGGATCCTTTCTGAAAGTAACAAGACCCTGATATTTGAAGAAAAAGACCAGAATATCTGGCAACAGTCGCTCCGGAACCTGGGTAATAATTTTGCCCTGATGGCCAACTTTCCTATAGATCCCAGCTTAAATTAA
- a CDS encoding sensor histidine kinase, with protein sequence MNWIKSASVIKKERIDQNINSAVNEIVETILLRQGVPMRFKVNAVDNSGKGLGIDKSFELKGEYIPPPSNRFTPDEIQKLISSTLKKQGLDTTFEFAIAGPATFDGGVKMQSAGFGEMWVQAGKDSVNYKWKYAPLSTFDQISDRTETLIMLMPSSNDSLMVQLGTMIAGSVLFTIIIITAFALTIRTMLNQKKLSEIKSDFINNMTHELKTPLATISLAIDAIGNEKVMDNKEKIRYFSGIIKEENKRMNKQVESILQSALLEKEEIGLNLQATDAHHVIQNTVDNLQLQLVAKGGKADLHLDAINPVIKADDVHFSNLIFNLMDNAIKYSNENLEVKITTFNTRNSLIVTIADNGIGMNRDTVSRIFEKFYRAHTGNVHNVKGFGLGLAYVKAIVDAHKGKIKVESTLGKGSKFTLEFPQD encoded by the coding sequence GTGAATTGGATTAAGAGTGCATCCGTGATCAAGAAAGAGCGGATAGATCAGAATATTAACAGTGCCGTGAATGAAATTGTGGAAACTATCCTCTTAAGACAGGGTGTTCCTATGCGGTTTAAGGTAAATGCGGTAGATAATTCCGGCAAAGGATTGGGAATTGACAAGTCATTTGAGCTAAAAGGCGAGTACATCCCCCCACCAAGTAACCGGTTCACCCCTGATGAAATACAGAAGCTCATCAGCAGCACCCTGAAAAAGCAGGGCCTGGACACTACTTTTGAATTTGCGATTGCAGGTCCGGCTACTTTTGACGGTGGCGTAAAAATGCAGTCTGCCGGTTTTGGAGAAATGTGGGTACAGGCTGGCAAAGATAGTGTGAACTATAAATGGAAATATGCCCCACTCAGTACTTTTGACCAGATCTCCGACAGAACAGAAACGCTGATCATGCTCATGCCCAGCTCCAATGATTCCCTGATGGTACAACTGGGGACAATGATTGCTGGTAGTGTGTTGTTTACCATCATCATTATTACAGCATTTGCACTTACCATCCGTACCATGTTGAACCAGAAAAAGCTGTCTGAAATAAAATCAGACTTTATCAATAACATGACGCATGAGCTCAAAACGCCACTGGCTACCATATCGCTGGCTATTGATGCTATCGGGAATGAAAAGGTGATGGACAACAAGGAAAAGATCCGCTATTTCTCGGGTATCATCAAGGAGGAAAACAAACGGATGAACAAACAGGTGGAAAGCATTCTGCAATCCGCGCTGCTGGAAAAAGAAGAAATTGGACTTAACCTGCAGGCTACTGATGCGCACCATGTGATTCAAAATACTGTGGATAACCTGCAACTACAATTGGTGGCTAAAGGTGGTAAGGCGGATCTTCACCTGGATGCTATTAATCCGGTGATCAAAGCGGATGATGTACACTTCTCCAACCTGATTTTTAACCTGATGGATAATGCCATCAAATACTCCAATGAAAACCTGGAAGTAAAAATAACCACCTTTAATACCCGCAATAGTCTGATTGTTACCATTGCGGATAATGGGATCGGGATGAACCGGGATACGGTTTCCCGTATCTTTGAAAAATTTTACCGCGCACACACCGGCAATGTACACAATGTAAAAGGCTTTGGTCTGGGACTTGCTTATGTAAAAGCAATTGTAGATGCCCACAAGGGAAAAATAAAAGTAGAGAGTACATTGGGTAAAGGCAGTAAATTTACATTGGAATTTCCGCAGGATTAA
- a CDS encoding HesA/MoeB/ThiF family protein, producing the protein MALSEKEIQYFKNPIAVPGMGLSMQEKLKEARVLVVGAGGLGCPVIQYLSTSGIGVIGIADYGTIREEDMHRQPLYQLQNLKKYKATMAASRLWATNPFTKHYPLLLQVKPDNIGALLDGMDLVIDCSQHFPTHLIINDACVKHNKPFVIAEVHNWIAWWGGFNIPPADGSPAPTFRCAMDKIEEYRNFDAGAMSVTHGATGMHVVNEVVKYFIEVPGGLAGKLYSMDYLHNKMEIQQLEANSTILADTVAHGILTADDYGIEILPDIED; encoded by the coding sequence ATGGCATTAAGTGAAAAAGAAATACAGTATTTTAAAAACCCGATAGCCGTTCCCGGTATGGGATTGTCCATGCAGGAAAAGCTGAAGGAAGCGAGGGTATTAGTGGTAGGCGCGGGCGGATTGGGATGCCCGGTGATACAATACCTGAGCACCAGTGGCATAGGAGTGATCGGTATTGCCGACTATGGTACTATCCGGGAAGAAGATATGCACCGGCAGCCGCTCTATCAACTGCAGAACTTAAAGAAGTATAAAGCTACGATGGCGGCCAGCCGTTTATGGGCTACCAACCCTTTTACCAAACATTACCCGCTACTACTGCAGGTAAAGCCGGATAACATCGGTGCTTTACTGGATGGGATGGATCTGGTAATTGATTGTTCCCAGCATTTTCCTACCCATCTGATCATCAATGATGCCTGTGTAAAACATAATAAGCCTTTTGTAATAGCAGAAGTGCATAACTGGATAGCCTGGTGGGGAGGGTTTAATATTCCTCCGGCAGATGGCAGTCCGGCACCTACTTTCCGCTGTGCGATGGATAAGATAGAGGAATACCGCAACTTTGATGCAGGGGCCATGTCTGTTACACATGGTGCTACCGGCATGCATGTGGTCAATGAAGTGGTAAAATATTTTATTGAAGTACCTGGTGGGCTGGCCGGCAAACTCTACAGCATGGATTATCTGCATAATAAAATGGAGATACAACAACTGGAAGCCAATAGTACTATACTGGCAGATACGGTTGCCCATGGTATTTTAACTGCAGATGATTATGGTATTGAAATACTGCCGGATATTGAAGACTAA
- a CDS encoding alpha/beta hydrolase gives MRKIKTLLLWAASIYILVGVGLYAFQKKIIFRPESLSDDYKFEFNIPFEELRIPINPKEQLSAILFKASQPKGIVLYFHGNMKHIGFYGKYVPNFTSQGYDVLMMDYRTFGKSTGELSEALIYQDALHMYQIARKRFEPGQIIIYGRSLGTGIAAQLAAVRDCKRLILEAPYYSVEDVAKHFIPFYPHGLLLEFKFPTYTYLPKVTAPVSIFHGTDDHTIPYASGEKLKQYFKPGDEFISIKGATHNNLNDYPLFHQRLDEMLK, from the coding sequence ATGCGAAAAATTAAGACCTTACTACTCTGGGCTGCATCCATATATATACTGGTGGGAGTGGGATTATATGCTTTTCAAAAAAAAATAATCTTCCGCCCCGAATCATTATCAGATGATTACAAATTCGAGTTCAATATACCGTTTGAAGAACTGCGTATTCCCATCAATCCTAAAGAACAGCTAAGTGCTATCCTGTTTAAAGCCAGTCAGCCCAAAGGCATCGTATTATACTTTCATGGTAATATGAAGCACATCGGTTTCTACGGAAAGTATGTACCCAACTTCACCAGCCAGGGATATGATGTGCTGATGATGGACTACCGCACTTTTGGTAAAAGTACCGGTGAGCTGAGCGAAGCGCTGATTTACCAGGATGCATTGCATATGTACCAGATTGCCAGGAAACGTTTTGAACCGGGACAGATCATTATCTATGGCCGCTCCCTGGGAACAGGTATTGCCGCACAACTGGCGGCAGTGAGAGACTGCAAGCGGCTGATTCTCGAAGCGCCTTATTACAGCGTGGAAGACGTGGCTAAACATTTTATTCCCTTCTATCCACATGGCCTCCTGCTGGAATTTAAATTTCCCACTTATACCTATTTGCCAAAGGTAACAGCACCCGTGAGTATCTTCCATGGTACCGATGACCATACCATCCCTTATGCTTCCGGCGAAAAGCTAAAACAATACTTTAAACCGGGTGATGAATTCATTTCCATTAAAGGTGCTACACATAATAACCTGAATGATTACCCGCTGTTTCATCAACGGTTGGATGAAATGCTTAAATAG
- a CDS encoding ABC transporter permease, with translation MFKSYFKIAWRHLLKNRQFTFLNLVGLSTGLACALLIYLWVHDEMSFDRFHQKDAQLFQVMENQPLTDGVRTVAETPAPLAEALLKVMPEVEYATVTTPASWFPRMAIVTEDKHISAAALFAGKDYFNIFSYGLLQGNISEVLSDKNGIVISEKLALSLFHTTDNVIGKTMEWQIDQFKKTGMITGIFKGTPANSSVQFDVVLSFDAFSALIGGPGTLDGPGPFQTYLVVKKGTNIARFNDKLSAFMTSHSKGAARNLFLKPYGDNYLYGHYENGVQAGGRIGYVKLFALIAVFILVIAGINFMNLSTAKAAGRMKEIGIRKSIGANRDTLVIQYLGESLLMSCLALIAALLLVWLFLPQFNEITGKQLAVRADINMITAIAGITLLTGLLAGSYPALYLSGFEPVNILKGKLKNTIGALWARKGLVVFQFAMSVLFMVAVMVVYRQIAYVQTKNLGYDKDHVIYFDAEGRVPANIPDFLAALKSIPGVVNASGMVGNVLGGPSLGIPWKEPEGGDTKVIQFRQFLLNYGMMETLGLEMAAGRAFSRNFGADSLKVIFNEAAIKAMGIRDPIGKVINLGGVNREIIGVVKNFHFQSLHEAIKPLFFNLDLNGSTIMVKIQAGQEKQVTERLAAFYKTYNPGFVFDYKFLDDDYQAQYQAEKRVAALSKYFAGFAILISCLGLFGLAAFTAEKRRKEISIRKVLGASVSNVVVLLSTDFLKWVGIAIVIATPLAWWIMHHWLNAFAYHIRLGADIFLITGATMLLITMLTVSYQAVKAAIANPVKGIEESC, from the coding sequence ATGTTTAAAAGCTATTTTAAGATTGCCTGGCGTCATCTTCTGAAAAACCGTCAGTTTACTTTCCTCAACCTGGTAGGGCTATCCACCGGACTAGCCTGTGCATTGCTGATTTATTTATGGGTGCATGATGAAATGTCTTTTGACCGGTTTCATCAGAAAGATGCGCAGTTATTCCAGGTAATGGAAAACCAGCCACTTACCGATGGAGTAAGAACGGTGGCCGAAACACCAGCCCCATTGGCAGAAGCCTTGCTGAAAGTAATGCCGGAAGTGGAATATGCTACGGTTACCACCCCTGCTTCCTGGTTTCCCAGAATGGCGATTGTCACAGAGGATAAGCATATTAGTGCGGCAGCATTATTCGCAGGTAAAGATTACTTCAACATCTTTTCTTATGGCCTTTTGCAGGGCAATATATCCGAGGTACTCAGCGACAAAAATGGTATTGTCATATCAGAAAAACTGGCGTTGTCCTTATTTCATACCACAGATAACGTGATTGGTAAAACGATGGAGTGGCAGATCGATCAGTTCAAAAAAACAGGGATGATCACCGGTATCTTTAAAGGTACCCCGGCTAATTCTTCTGTTCAGTTTGATGTGGTATTATCCTTTGATGCATTCTCAGCATTGATTGGAGGACCAGGCACGCTGGATGGGCCAGGTCCGTTTCAAACTTACCTGGTAGTAAAGAAAGGCACCAACATTGCGCGGTTCAACGATAAGCTGAGCGCTTTTATGACAAGCCATAGCAAAGGTGCTGCCCGCAACTTGTTCCTGAAACCTTATGGCGACAATTACCTTTACGGCCATTATGAAAATGGCGTACAGGCAGGTGGCAGGATAGGGTATGTAAAGCTGTTTGCGCTGATCGCCGTCTTTATCCTGGTAATAGCAGGGATCAATTTTATGAATCTTTCCACCGCCAAGGCTGCCGGACGGATGAAAGAAATAGGTATCCGGAAATCTATCGGCGCCAACCGCGATACGCTGGTGATACAATACCTGGGAGAATCCCTGCTGATGAGCTGCCTGGCGTTGATTGCTGCCCTGTTGCTGGTATGGCTCTTTTTACCACAGTTTAATGAAATTACCGGTAAGCAACTGGCAGTTCGTGCTGATATAAACATGATAACAGCTATTGCAGGAATTACCTTACTGACAGGCTTACTGGCGGGCAGTTATCCAGCTTTATATCTCTCCGGATTTGAGCCGGTCAACATCCTGAAGGGAAAGCTTAAAAATACAATCGGCGCATTATGGGCCAGAAAGGGATTAGTGGTTTTTCAGTTTGCGATGTCTGTATTATTCATGGTGGCAGTAATGGTAGTATACCGGCAAATAGCTTATGTGCAAACTAAAAACCTGGGCTACGATAAGGATCATGTTATTTATTTTGATGCAGAGGGCAGGGTACCGGCCAATATCCCGGATTTTCTTGCTGCACTGAAAAGCATTCCCGGTGTAGTAAATGCTTCTGGTATGGTGGGCAATGTGCTGGGAGGGCCTTCACTGGGTATTCCCTGGAAGGAGCCGGAGGGTGGGGATACGAAGGTGATCCAGTTCAGGCAATTCCTGCTGAATTACGGTATGATGGAAACCCTGGGATTGGAAATGGCGGCAGGACGTGCCTTTTCACGCAACTTTGGTGCAGACAGCCTGAAGGTGATCTTTAATGAGGCCGCGATTAAAGCCATGGGTATCCGGGACCCAATAGGAAAAGTCATCAATCTCGGTGGTGTGAACCGCGAGATTATCGGGGTGGTGAAAAACTTCCATTTTCAGTCCCTGCATGAAGCAATAAAGCCCTTGTTCTTTAACCTGGATCTGAACGGTAGTACTATTATGGTAAAGATCCAGGCAGGCCAGGAAAAGCAGGTAACAGAACGGTTAGCCGCTTTTTATAAGACCTATAACCCCGGATTTGTGTTTGATTATAAATTCCTGGATGATGATTACCAGGCGCAATACCAGGCAGAGAAGCGGGTAGCAGCGCTTTCAAAATACTTTGCAGGATTTGCCATACTGATATCCTGTCTGGGATTGTTTGGGCTGGCTGCATTTACAGCGGAAAAGCGACGTAAGGAAATCAGTATCCGGAAAGTGCTGGGAGCTTCCGTGAGTAATGTGGTGGTGCTGTTGTCAACAGATTTCCTGAAGTGGGTAGGTATTGCCATCGTTATTGCTACCCCACTGGCCTGGTGGATCATGCATCACTGGCTGAATGCCTTTGCCTACCATATCCGCCTGGGGGCAGACATTTTCTTAATAACAGGTGCTACCATGCTCCTCATTACGATGCTCACCGTGAGCTACCAGGCAGTCAAAGCTGCTATTGCTAATCCGGTGAAGGGAATTGAAGAAAGCTGTTAA
- a CDS encoding S66 peptidase family protein encodes MIKIPPYLKKGDLIGVTCSSSKMELQAAEFAAGVLNNMGYRVHLGITVGTSFHNFSAPDELRLEELQDMLDDPEIKAIVFGRGGYGMVCLLDKLDFTRFRKHPKWLCGYSDITALHAHIQEQFGIPTLHSMMCSGITPQTADNEYVNSLHLALKGKSYRYSHPTHELSRTGHASGILVGGNLSLLANLSGTRSQINTKGKILLLEDIGEYRYNVDRMMYNLKRAGWLEKLAGLVVGGFTDGQETDTPFGQTEYEIIRNIVKDYKYPVCFGFPSGHQVENYALKLGLKHDLKVGEKRSEIKEAVSR; translated from the coding sequence ATGATAAAAATACCACCATATCTAAAAAAAGGTGATTTGATAGGTGTTACCTGCTCCAGCAGTAAGATGGAATTACAGGCAGCAGAATTTGCAGCGGGTGTGTTGAATAATATGGGCTACCGCGTACATCTGGGTATTACGGTAGGTACCAGTTTCCATAACTTCTCCGCTCCGGATGAGCTGCGGCTGGAAGAGCTGCAGGATATGCTGGACGACCCGGAAATAAAGGCCATCGTATTTGGCCGGGGCGGTTATGGTATGGTATGCCTGCTGGACAAACTGGACTTTACCCGCTTTCGCAAACATCCCAAATGGTTATGTGGCTACAGCGATATTACCGCACTGCATGCACATATACAGGAACAATTCGGGATCCCCACACTCCATTCCATGATGTGTAGTGGTATCACTCCTCAAACAGCTGATAATGAATATGTAAATAGCCTGCACCTGGCATTGAAAGGTAAAAGTTACCGCTATAGCCATCCTACGCATGAGCTAAGCCGTACCGGTCATGCCAGCGGCATATTGGTAGGCGGCAACCTGTCCCTGCTGGCCAATCTGTCTGGTACCCGCTCCCAGATCAATACCAAAGGTAAAATACTCCTGCTGGAAGATATCGGAGAATACCGGTATAACGTAGACCGCATGATGTACAACCTGAAACGTGCCGGCTGGCTCGAAAAACTGGCCGGACTGGTAGTAGGCGGCTTCACCGACGGTCAGGAAACTGATACGCCGTTCGGACAAACAGAATATGAAATTATCCGCAACATCGTAAAAGATTATAAGTACCCTGTCTGCTTTGGCTTTCCTTCCGGTCACCAGGTAGAAAACTATGCGCTTAAACTGGGCCTGAAGCACGACTTGAAAGTAGGAGAAAAACGGAGCGAGATAAAAGAAGCTGTTAGCCGTTAG